agattatttttccaAGTCACGTTTCTACATAGCTGTGGAATGTCACTGCCCAGTGCTTACCCCGGTCATCCACGATGAGCTTGTCCATGCCCCGAGGTCCCAGGGTAGTGCGTACTGCTTCTGCGATAACCTGGCAGGCATTGATGTTGCTGACAAGCTGAGGGATCCCCTGTGAGGTATCCGTCCCCTCCTTCAGCAGGATAACCGGCGTTGGCTGAAGAGAGAACCCACAGAAAAGTCATTACTCTGATCCAAACAGCCTGCAGGCAACCTGGAGCTAACTCCTCACACAGTGCAGCAAGCTACAATCATGCAAAAAAGACTAAGACCAAAACCTCCAGCCTCTTTAACATTCTTCTGACTTGACACAATCCGACCACCTTCCATCTCTCGCTGCTTCCACAGTGTAACTGGAATTCACCCAACTGTCCCCAGTAAACGCTCTGGGACATAATAGTCCCAAAATCAGTGGCTTCCCCTGTACAGCATAGCCCAGCAAAGTTCTGATTCTGGTGCTAGACTGGAGAAGACAGTACATGTAGTAGTTACTAAGACTGCAGAGAACTGCAGGAACGCTGTGCCTGAATCAGcgactttttttttattacagcacCAGCAAGATGTCCAGCAGAACAGGCACAAAGGCCTTTTGCCTGTCACACCTCAAATCAGTGTCCCAGCTGCCCCAAGGATGGCAACTGTTGAAAGATGCTGTCACAGAGAAGATGAAGTAGACCAGCACAATTTAAGGGATTACTCCTGTCTGACAGTAAACTGTGCTGGAGATAGCTTAGAGGATATCAAGATGCCAGAGCAGACAAAAGCTTCTCACTGCTCTGAGAGCACACCAGcccttttcagaaagcaaaccaaagatGCATTCCAGGCAAAGCTCAAACAAAGTTTCAACACAGCCAATGGTTGCAAggttttaaacagttttaaacagCCACCTGTGGGCAGACAGCAAAATTATACGACTGTTGCACAATAAGACTGACAAGGCTGGGGCCAAGGGTCTGATGTGTGAGTAGAAGAGGGGGGTGAGGATCACAGCCAGGGCTCTCTAAATCCTGGCAAgattctgtgaaagaaaacGTACCAGATTCTTCCACATCCACCAGAGCTAAGACAGTAACGGAACGCAAACGCTTGCACCCCCAAGAAAAGCAAGGCTTTTGTGCCACAGCCTACCTGCTCCCGAGCAACAGCAACGGGGCTCGGAGCTGGGGAGCGCCGCAGCCCAGGGGGACCCGCAAAGGAGGGAGGAGCTGGGCCGGGCGGCCGAGGGAACGCAGCTATGAGGCTGGGGCGGAggccgcgggccggggcccCGGCAGCCCCACGCACCGGGCTGCAGGCCTACAACTCCCAGCACGCACCGCTCCCACCCAGACCCTCCCCACCGGGCCCAGGAGCCCAGCAGGAACGGGGGGCCGacctgccccccccaccccggctaGCGGCAGGCCTCTGCGACAAGGCGGCCTCTGCCATCCGCACCCCTCCACCGACCCAAGCgcgccccagcccctccacagCCCCGCCAAACAAGGCCCCTGGAGCGTAGCGGAGCCCCGGCAAGCCGCGCCCAGGCAGCGAGGCGCGGCAGCGGCGACGATGGCGGCGGATGACACTCACCATCATCCCGGCGGCGCTCCTCACTCTCGCTGCCCGCGTCTCAGACAGACCCCACCCCACAATGCACTGCGCCCGCCGAGAAGCTTCCCCGCGGCCGGAAGGGAAGGGAAGCTAGGCGACCACTTCCGGCCGCTATCTATGGTACGGGCGGACAGAGCGGCTCCGGCGACCGCCCCTCCCTCCCGAACAGCCATAGAGAGGCAGGGAGTCCAAACCGGCCTGGGAAAACGGCTCGCTGTTTGCCGGACAAGGCAGCGGGCACAAGGCCGGAGGCGAGCAGGGCTGGAGAGTGGAGCTTTACgtggcagagctggtgaggGGACACCGGGGCCCCACCGCTGACACCGTGCTGACAGGGCCGGAGAGCGCAGCGCTGGCCCCAGGCCGCGCAGGCCTCCGTGCGGGGCCTCCCGGTCTCTCAGGAGATTGATGGCAGCGTAAACCAATAGAAAGGCGCGGGGCGGGAGCGCCGCCAAtgggcgcggggcgggggcgcgctGGGCGGGGCACTGGGCGGTGCCGGGCGCAGCCATGCTCTGCCGCTCGCtctggctctgcctctgcctctgctcctgcccgGCCCGCGGTGAGTGCAagcggccggcccggcccctctTCCCCTCGCACACCGGCCTGGCTGCCTTTCCCCTCTGTACACCCCGATCCGGGtgcatttccctttcctgcaCCCCGATCCGGGTGAATTTCCCTTTCCTGCACCCCAGTCCGGGTGCATTTCCCTTGATGCACCCCGACCTAATTGCATTTCCCCATCCCGCGCACGCGTTCTGGGTGCATTTCCCCTCCGTGCACAGACAGTAAGGTGCCTGTCCCCTCTCTGcaccctggccctgctgcatttttccccccctgcaccccaatCCGAGTCCATTTCCCCTCGGTGCAGCCCGGCCCCGATGCATttccccctccagcaccccaaTCCGGGTGTATttccccctccagcaccccagtCCGGGTGTATTTCCCCTCTGTGCACCTTGGCACCACTGCATTTCCCCACTCCAGCACCCCAATCCGGGTGCATTTCCCCTTAGTACACCCCAGCCCCGTTGCATttccccctccagcaccccagtCTGGGTGCATTTTGCCTTGGTGCACCCCATCCCCATGGCATttcccccccagcaccccatccCGGGTGCATTTCTTTTCAAGGTGCCCCTGCCCTGAGATGGTGTTTCCCTGCTGCGCCTCTCAATCTGTGTGCATGTCATCCCTATCGCCTCTGCGGTCCGGCTgtgttttccccttccccttgtGCACCTCAGTCCCAGTGCCTTTTCCCCCATCTCTGTGCTCCTGGGTGCTGGTGCATCTCCCCTCGCAGAGCTCCAGGGCCTGGCCAGGAGGGTGTGTTCCCTTCAGCGTGGTGCAGTTCAGGAGCCATAGCTGggtattttcccatttttcaggaatttccccttttgttttctctgcctctCACCTCTCTCCATGCACACACAGGTTTACGCCTCCATGAATACTTATATTTCCAAGTGCTGAGCCCCGGAGACATCCGCTACATCTTCACTGCCACTCCAGCCAAGGATTTTGGTGGTGTGTTTGTAAGTATTAAGAACTGAATCTGTCAGTTTGCGTCCCTCCATCCTAATATTTCTCCATTGCAGGGCCCAGTCATTTGAACCTTTTCTAAAAATGGAGACAATTATTCTTCCATGAGTCTGCCCTTATGAAGGAGGCACGTGCTGGTCGCTGCCTTCAGCCTCAGCAGGCTTTCAGAGGGGGAGTGTGGCCCCTCTGTGTTCAGGGAGCCCTGGTCTTTCCTCCTCCAAGAGCTGAGacaggcacagccccaggaTGGCTGGGCTGAGATAAATCGACTGCTCTGCAGATGTAAGACCTTTCCCTCAATAAACCCGGAGTCAGGATGTGGGTGCAGGAGCAGATCTGCTAGGAAGCATGTGGGACATCAAGGACCAGAGGAAAAGACACTTTCTGGCTCTGCACACGTTCCCCAGGAGCACTTGTATGGGTGGATGGTGCCGTGCCTTTGTTTCCCCTCCCCATGGTGGCAGCAAGATATAGGCGAGCTGGTGAGTGAGGTCAGGATggctctgcaggggctggaATGGGGCAAccagcctccctgcccctggGAGCCCTAGATCTCCCCAAAAGCACACCCCGCACAGAGACGAGCAGGGCACgggacagcagggacagctgcggaggggctgggggtgggaaacAGCCCTGATCACCCCCCTTGCTCACCCCTGCCTGTCTCCTTGGAGAACACAAGGTACGACCAGATCCACCTGGTCCCGGCGGATCCCCCTGAAGCCTGCGGAGAGCTGAATAATGGTGTCTTCATCCAGGACCAGATCGCCTTGGTGGAGAGGGGGTATGTCTGGCGCCACGGGAGTGTTTGAGGGGGACCCTtgggcaggaggggagctgCCAGTGGCACAGAGGGTGACAGTGCCATGGCTACGTTTTACTGTCACCTCCAGCTTCTTCCTGTGACTTATGCCACGTGGGTATATGAGGAAAATGCGAGGGTGTTCCCACCCCAGATTGTTCCATGTTGCATCTCTTAGAAACAGCCTGTGctaaggtggaaaaaaaccctatttgattttatatttatttaggAGAAAATGGCTGAGTGTGGGCAGCCGCTGCCTAAAATACAGACTCAAAGAGGAGCAGGGTTTGGGGGAGGCGTGGGGCCAGGGAGACAGCCCCTGCTTTGGGCATCTGCAGGCAAGCTCTGGCGCTTGCAGGTTTCGTACCTGCCGAGGATCTGCCTGTGGTCACCCAGGGTTTTATCACTCTCTGCCCCAGGGGTTGCTCATTCCTGTCGAAGACACGAGTGATCCAGGAGCATGGAGGGCGGGCAGTGATCATCGCAGATAACGCCTATGATAACGACAGCTTCTACATCGAGATGATCCAGGACAGCACCAGGCGGACAGCCGACATCCCCGCACTTttcctgctgggcagggatgggTAGGTGCCTTGGCCAAGGGACATCTCATCTTCGCAGGTGCAGAATGTCTCACAGGAAGGGCCAAGCAACAGCCTTGTTCCCACAAACAGGGAGGTCCCAGTGATCAGCATGTCCTAGCTGAGCTTTATGAGCCAAATTTTTAGTGGATTCAGTCATAATTAATCCACAGAGTTTCTCTTTGAGCTGGTTTATGGTTTATGCTCACAtctgggctctgctctcccAACTCCAGTGGCTCAGGCACACTTGTCGCCTCTTTGTCCTTCCAGGTACATGATCAGACGCTCGCTGGAGCAGCACGGGCTCCCCTGGGCCATCATCTCCATTCCCGTCAACGTCACCAGCATCCCCACGTACGAAATGATGCAGCCCCCCTGGACCTTCTGGTAgcagtggggggctgcagcggATCAAGGACTTCTCGGTGGATCCCAGGAGCTTGCCCCGGGGACCAGGTTTGAGGAAAAGGATCCCAACGAACTCAAGAGATCCTACCACACAGCCTCACCCGATTCAGCAACAGGGAGATCTCTGCTGCCACCGGCATGTGGCTGAAGGGCAAACACCAGTGCCAGCAGTGGGAACTCTGAGCCTGGCACCGACCACTCTTTGTAGTGACTTTCTGGAGGGAGGCGATGGCCCGGACCAGGCCAGCACTTCCCcaagaaacattttaacaaTGTGTAAGATGCCACCAGTAATTACTGCTGCTAATTTAGAAGGATGCAGGAGTGGTGCAGTCTGacagagaggggagggagagtgAGATACAGGCTTGGTCTCTACTAGCAGGACTCGCCcaacatctgtatttttgtctgAGTTAATGAAGTCTGAACAAGTTTTAGAGAAAGGGAagtttctcttatttttttccagcagtcgGGATGAAGGGACAAATCTCATCCCCCCAATTTTCCTAGGAAACTTCCCAAGGTGCCTTCTGCAAACGGGGGCCAGGCTCACATCAGGGCCCTGTGCGACACAGATCAGTCATGCACTGGGGCAGAAACAGCCCCACGGGACAACATAGCGTCCAGCACCCATCCCCAAGGGGGGACTGGTCACAGATCCAGAGCCCAAACATCAGCAGGCACCTATTCTCTCATCCCCAGATCTCTGTGTCCCCACCGGGACCAGCCTCTGGAGTGTAGCCCTCATCTCTGCACTCACTAGCCTCCAGTTTACCAGTACAAACAACACAGCCCTGCTTCTAACCAGTCTCGGTTTATTACGAACACTGAAGGGGACATGGCCCCGGGACGGCTGGGGACAAGCAGCGGGGTGTGGGGCTGGCGGTGATGGCAGTGTCAGAGGTGCCCATCTACAGTGTCGCCCTCGCTCCCACAATCCAGCTGCCACGGGTTGGAAGGAAGCGGCAGCAGAAAAAGCTCCCCAGAATGCAAATGGGGAGGAAAATAGGCCGGGCACATCCCCAACCTGCTGCCTGTCTGTCGCACAGAGCAGTCTTCTCCCTCCGGCCGTGTGGTCCGCAGACTGGGACAGCGCAGACAGCAGTGTGGCCTCATCGGTGGCTGGCAGCATGGGATGGATGACAACGCGCAGCTGCCGGTGATGTCTGGGTGTGGGGAAGCACCACGCTGAGTTCCTGGCACAGTGGATCCCAATAGGGCGCATCCTCCTCCCGCAGCTGGACAGCCCAGCGGGATGGCTTGCACActgcaaaacccaaaacttttgGGTTTTGGATGGTGAGTTTGCTCTGGGCTAGCAGCAGCCTGGCCGTTCCCCCTCCCTGAGGAGCCTGGCAATCACTGCGTGGGGCTCTGCATCGTGTGAGGGATGGGACCGAGGTGGGAGGGATCTGTCTTCCAGGGTCGGCTCCACTCTCCCTGCTGGACTTGGGCATCTGAGCCACCCTCTAAGGTGTCTCTGTCCCACCTGCAAAATCATTTTGCCCCTTGCTGCTCACCAAGCCAAGGCATGGAATGGAGTATATATACGGACCCCAGCTCCTTAGTGTGTAGATAGTGCTAATATAGACATTAAATAGTACCCCTCGTGCACAaacacacgtacacacacacatgcacacacgtTCCCCTCGTCCCTGCAAAGTAAGATAGGACACGCTCCTCCGCATCCACGGCCGGCACAGATGTGGTGGAGCCACCTTGCAGGTGGTCACAAGGTGACCAGCATGATGACCCAGGGGCTGGCTGGACCCTGCTCTCCTCCAACCTCCTCTGCAAGCACCAGCCAGCATGGTGGGGGGCCACCAGCTcacagcctgtcctcacagggaGGATGGCGACAGCCTGACATGCACATgcgcgcgcgcgcacacacacacagacagagcaCACAACAaggacaggcaggagcagggcctGCCTCCGGCTCCCCTGCTGTCCCACTCCACCAGACCTCTGCCACTGGCATGTGGCCTCCCACCCGACCCCACAACACAACCCTGTTTGTAGTATTAAAGCTGCTGCCTTTCGGAGGACCCTCtcatcccttccctctcctctcgCCCGGGGCCAGGATCAAACGTCAGTCATCTCATCCTCCAGCTCAGCATCATCCGTCTCCCCTtcaccctcctcctcttcatccgACGTCACGTCGGCATCATCAGCTTGCGCTAGGCACTTGGGACATGAGCAGGTAAACAAGTAGTTCTCcctggaagaagggaaggaagaaggagaaagagtgATGGCATTGAGACTGGCACAACCCCAACACTGCTCTGTCCCTGAGccactgcccagcagcagccagaaaggggataaatatgtttgttttatttatttatatattaatataaatatttatataaaaaatataacatATAACCCGTGGAGGAGGACGCGGGTTTGATCACGCTGGGCTCAGGAGAGCTGGAGGCAGTCTGGGTGGACAGGGGGattctgcagccctgcaggggtGACGGGACATGGGGACAGAGACCATCAGTGCGAACACCCACCCTTGAAGGGTGGACAAGAGAAGAAGGTGGGGGGGGACAGCAACGGTTTGCAGGAGCGAACTACAGAGTGTTGCAGGCCTGCAGAGAGAGAGGCGGGAGGGAACCAAATCCTCAGTCCCTGTGCCTACAACACATAAGAAAGGACTGCAAAGAGCCTGAAGCACTGAAAGCACTACATGCACACCCTTACCACAAACACGCTGGCTGGCACATCAGCCCATGCACAGCCACACATCAAGGCCCCGAggtggggatgcagcccagaCAGACTGACTGGGGGTGCACACGGGTGCTGTGTCCCCCCGGGTCCCTCCAAGCAGCCCTACCTGAGTATCTTGTTGCGGCTGTGTCTGCTGCGCTCCCTCTGACAGCAGTCTAAATAACTGATGCAGATTTCCTGTGAGCAAAGACAAACAGGTTGGGCTGAGAATCACTTCTCGCGAATCCAAAGCAACACAATTTGTAGCAGTCCCTCTCAGGCAGAAATATGGGCTCTGGTAGCCCCTACATGTGAAGAGGCATGAATTCCCTTGCCAGGCTCACACAAGAGACAGGAGGTACAGGCCTGGGGTCCACGGGGGATGTAGGGGATACAGGGACCCGATGCCACCCCAGGTTCATCCAGGCCCTGCTGCCTCACCTCTCCTGCTTTGATGTCCTCCAGAGCCGTCAGATGCAGGAGGAAGTTGTTTTCTGGGAAGGATGTCTCAGCATTGGGAATGCAGCTGTGGTTACCTACGAGCAGGATGGGACAGAGCTGTGAGGACATCTCCAGAGGACGGGGAAGACAGAGGCAGGGTGGGAGACCCCACAGAGCCCACAGGACTTGTGCCTGCCCTTCTGTGTGCCCCAGGCAGGTGGCAACCAGTGCCACAGCCTGGCTAAGGATGAGGCAGCACAATGCTGCAGCCACCCCATCCACCTCAGGGACACCAGCACGACACCTTCCATTCACATTGGGGACTACAGCGTTTGGCAGGGCAGGATGCAGGGCCAGGGCTCTCCCTTAGACCCACCAAAAACCACTTAGAGAGAGCAAGCTGTCCTGGATCAACCCCAAGGAGGCACAGCATCATCTCTGCCTCCAGGTGCTGGGGAAAGGATGAATGGGGCAGCgctttttccatgttttgcaGCATTCACAGCAGTCAGCTTCCAGGCCCTGCTTGGCCCTGCTCTGCCATTAACACTTGGGAGTGAAAGATGACAGCTCTGGTGCTGGGACATGCTCTCCTACATCCCCACGGGCCAGCCAAAAAACACTCCCTTCCATAACAGTTTGTTTAGCTCCATTTTGCTCAGGCAAGGTTGGAGACAGTCTCTTTACTAACTGTATACATGGCTCCCAGAGACTACATTGCATCCAAGTCCATTCAAGCCAGGACTGACTATTTCATAGTTAGGTGAAATGCC
The Falco rusticolus isolate bFalRus1 chromosome 1, bFalRus1.pri, whole genome shotgun sequence genome window above contains:
- the PRADC1 gene encoding protease-associated domain-containing protein 1 codes for the protein MVRADRAAPATAPPSRTAIERQGVQTGLGKRLAVCRTRQRAQGRRRAGLESGALRGRAGLRLHEYLYFQVLSPGDIRYIFTATPAKDFGGVFNTRYDQIHLVPADPPEACGELNNGVFIQDQIALVERGGCSFLSKTRVIQEHGGRAVIIADNAYDNDSFYIEMIQDSTRRTADIPALFLLGRDGYMIRRSLEQHGLPWAIISIPVNVTSIPTYEMMQPPWTFW